From one Flavobacterium sp. N502536 genomic stretch:
- a CDS encoding TerC/Alx family metal homeostasis membrane protein: MLLLDLGIFSKKSHEVSNKEAVTWSLVWISLAMIFSGLVYYFAGPAKFYEFQSAYWIEKALSVDNLFVFILVFKFFDVANQNKHKVLFWGIIGALVLRAIFIFSGAFLIELTYLNKLLSLVGIEGFKYDINLIMTAFGLFLVYAGIKSWSAGDDDDEEDYNNTRGARLIRKFFSVSDKYDGDKFFTFENGKKLATPLLVVVAVIEFTDLLFAVDSIPAIFAISNDPFILYTSNIFAILGLRALFFLLDNFIHLFSKLQYGLAIILSFIGVKMIISPFYHIESVYSLLVIGGILAISVIASVMLPEPKEA, translated from the coding sequence ATGCTTTTACTGGATTTGGGAATTTTTAGTAAAAAAAGCCATGAAGTAAGCAACAAAGAAGCAGTAACCTGGTCATTAGTATGGATTAGTTTAGCGATGATTTTTAGTGGTTTGGTTTATTATTTTGCGGGACCGGCGAAATTTTACGAATTTCAGTCGGCTTACTGGATTGAGAAAGCACTTTCTGTAGACAACCTTTTTGTATTTATATTAGTCTTCAAGTTTTTTGATGTAGCCAACCAAAACAAACACAAGGTTTTATTTTGGGGTATTATCGGAGCATTGGTTTTGAGAGCTATCTTTATCTTTTCGGGCGCTTTTTTAATCGAACTTACTTATTTAAACAAGCTTTTAAGCCTGGTTGGAATTGAAGGTTTCAAATACGATATTAATTTAATCATGACAGCTTTCGGACTGTTTTTGGTCTATGCAGGAATCAAATCATGGTCTGCCGGCGATGATGACGATGAAGAGGATTATAACAATACCAGAGGAGCAAGATTAATCAGAAAGTTTTTTAGCGTTAGCGATAAATACGACGGAGATAAATTCTTTACATTCGAAAACGGAAAAAAACTGGCAACACCACTTTTAGTAGTAGTAGCTGTAATTGAGTTTACCGATTTATTGTTTGCGGTAGATTCTATACCGGCAATTTTCGCCATTTCGAACGATCCGTTCATTCTTTATACGTCTAACATTTTTGCTATTTTGGGACTGAGAGCCTTGTTCTTTTTATTGGATAACTTCATTCATTTGTTTAGTAAATTGCAGTATGGTTTAGCTATTATTCTTTCGTTTATTGGAGTAAAAATGATTATTTCTCCATTTTATCATATTGAATCTGTGTATTCATTACTTGTAATTGGTGGAATTCTGGCGATTTCAGTAATTGCATCAGTGATGTTACCAGAGCCAAAAGAGGCATAA
- a CDS encoding ABC-F family ATP-binding cassette domain-containing protein, with protein sequence MLNIHNLSVSFGGTYLFEEVTFRLGAGDRVGLVGKNGAGKSTMLKMLARDFAPDSGVISQEKDIRMGFLRQDIDFERGRTVLEEAYEAFTEIKIVEKKLEEINHQLVTRTDYESEEYGQIIEDLSDYTHRFDLLGGYNYVGDTEKILLGLGFKREVFNNQTETFSGGWRMRIELAKLLLQSNDVLLLDEPTNHLDIESIIWLESFLRNYPGVVVIVSHDKMFLDNVTNRTIEISLGKAYDFNKPYSQYLELRHEIREKQLATQKNQAKKIEETEKLIEKFRAKASKASMAQSLIKKLDKVERIEVDEDDNSVMNISFPVSKEPGKVVIEAEHVTKAYGDKVILKDIDLLVERGSKIAFVGQNGQGKSTFIKAIVNEFEYKGNIKLGHNVQLGYFAQNQAEYLDGEITLLQTMEDAATDTNRMKVRDMLGSFLFRGDDVEKKVKVLSGGERNRLALCKLLLQPINVLLMDEPTNHLDIKSKNVLKAALQKFGGTLLLVSHDRDFLQGMSNIVYEFKDQKIKEYLGDINYFLEQRNLENMREVEKKDVAKAAAPKESNKTSYEDQKKGKALQNRLSKVESQIKQLEKDIQHDDKMLASNYDKHIEDASFFTAYNKKKKDLDQLLLDWEIVQEEIDNFNA encoded by the coding sequence ATGCTTAATATACACAATCTTTCGGTTTCTTTTGGAGGAACATATTTATTTGAAGAAGTTACTTTCCGTTTAGGAGCTGGCGACCGCGTAGGTCTTGTTGGTAAAAACGGAGCTGGTAAATCTACAATGCTTAAAATGTTAGCAAGAGATTTTGCTCCTGATTCCGGGGTTATTTCCCAGGAAAAAGATATCCGAATGGGGTTCTTGCGTCAGGATATTGATTTTGAACGCGGAAGAACGGTATTGGAAGAAGCGTATGAAGCCTTTACAGAAATTAAAATTGTAGAGAAAAAACTAGAAGAAATCAATCATCAATTGGTTACCAGAACCGATTATGAAAGTGAAGAATATGGCCAGATCATCGAAGATTTATCTGATTACACCCATCGTTTTGACCTTCTTGGAGGTTATAATTATGTAGGAGATACAGAGAAAATTCTTTTAGGATTGGGTTTCAAAAGAGAAGTTTTTAATAACCAAACCGAAACATTTTCGGGAGGTTGGAGAATGCGTATTGAGTTGGCTAAACTGCTATTGCAATCCAATGATGTATTGCTTCTGGATGAGCCAACCAATCACCTGGATATTGAGAGTATCATTTGGTTGGAGAGTTTCCTTCGTAACTATCCGGGAGTTGTGGTGATTGTATCGCACGATAAAATGTTCCTTGATAATGTAACCAATCGTACGATAGAAATCTCTTTGGGGAAAGCCTATGATTTTAATAAGCCGTATTCGCAATATTTAGAATTGCGTCATGAAATTCGCGAAAAGCAACTGGCAACTCAAAAGAATCAGGCGAAGAAGATTGAAGAAACTGAAAAATTAATCGAAAAGTTCCGTGCAAAAGCTTCCAAAGCTTCGATGGCGCAATCGTTAATTAAAAAGTTAGATAAAGTAGAAAGAATCGAAGTGGATGAGGATGATAATTCGGTAATGAATATTTCGTTTCCAGTTTCAAAAGAACCGGGAAAAGTAGTAATCGAAGCCGAACATGTAACAAAAGCTTACGGAGATAAAGTTATTTTAAAAGATATTGATTTGTTGGTAGAACGCGGAAGTAAAATTGCTTTTGTGGGACAAAATGGTCAAGGGAAATCGACTTTTATTAAGGCTATTGTAAACGAGTTTGAATACAAGGGGAACATCAAATTAGGACATAACGTACAATTGGGTTATTTTGCTCAAAATCAGGCAGAATATCTTGATGGTGAAATCACATTGCTGCAAACGATGGAAGATGCGGCAACCGATACCAACCGTATGAAAGTTCGTGATATGCTGGGATCCTTTTTATTCCGCGGAGACGATGTTGAGAAAAAAGTAAAGGTACTTTCAGGAGGTGAGCGTAACCGTCTGGCACTTTGTAAACTGTTGTTGCAGCCTATCAATGTTTTGCTGATGGATGAGCCTACGAATCACCTGGATATTAAATCGAAGAATGTCCTGAAAGCAGCACTTCAAAAATTTGGAGGAACGCTGTTATTGGTTTCTCACGATAGAGATTTTCTTCAGGGAATGTCAAATATCGTTTACGAATTCAAAGATCAAAAGATAAAAGAATACTTGGGAGACATTAATTATTTCTTAGAGCAACGCAATTTGGAGAACATGCGTGAGGTTGAGAAAAAAGATGTTGCGAAAGCTGCGGCTCCAAAAGAAAGCAATAAAACTTCTTACGAAGATCAGAAAAAAGGAAAAGCACTTCAAAACCGATTGAGTAAAGTAGAGAGTCAAATCAAGCAATTGGAAAAAGACATTCAGCACGATGATAAAATGCTGGCCTCGAATTACGACAAACACATTGAAGACGCCTCGTTTTTTACCGCATACAACAAAAAGAAAAAAGACTTAGATCAATTGCTATTGGACTGGGAGATCGTTCAGGAAGAGATTGATAACTTTAATGCTTAA